Proteins found in one Chrysiogenes arsenatis DSM 11915 genomic segment:
- a CDS encoding DUF309 domain-containing protein, translating to MENDITERFAQALDLYHSYDFYECHEVLEDIWMELPEPDRLFYQGILQVAVAFLHCLKLPPNYTGALRLLSSARGKLLPFVPHTMGIDVTQLLDDVARAERYLQQWQEAGSPFDIGIVPTISRYQSGAASRADG from the coding sequence ATGGAAAACGATATCACCGAGCGCTTCGCCCAGGCGCTCGACCTGTACCACAGTTACGATTTTTACGAGTGTCATGAGGTTCTGGAAGATATCTGGATGGAGTTACCGGAGCCGGATCGTCTGTTTTATCAGGGGATACTACAGGTGGCGGTCGCGTTTCTTCATTGTTTAAAGCTTCCGCCCAATTACACGGGTGCGCTGCGACTTCTCTCAAGTGCCCGCGGAAAGCTCCTCCCATTTGTGCCGCACACAATGGGCATCGACGTTACGCAGCTTTTGGACGATGTGGCACGGGCAGAGCGGTATCTGCAGCAATGGCAGGAAGCGGGAAGCCCTTTTGATATCGGCATTGTGCCAACCATTAGCCGCTATCAAAGTGGAGCTGCTTCCCGCGCGGATGGCTAA
- a CDS encoding FAD-dependent oxidoreductase: MTTTLHLNGIVDGKRISSQALLQQIYEAMEAGVRHFTIDASGQYNIGGPLWSGDGSPITFHVNNPGQRLGSMGMSGTTIIVDGPAPADVGWLNAGAEIVVKGDSGDSTAHCAATGTIYVGGRVGTRSGALMKYDPRFTPPEFWVLESAGSFSFEFMGGGIGVVCGYGCEHLDSVLGHRSCVGMVGGTVYVRGKVADLAEDVWVLDLGENDREFLVKGIAGFAARLGRPEIIPALSDFSQWKKVVAKTYAERVTHSLMPIADFRAEKWVSGGIFGKLYDDDYYVADFIEQDELRLRHPEWHNAAYSAPCEYRCPIGIPTQKRIALLRQGKVAEALALVLDYSPFPASVCGQVCPNLCLDDCNRVHVDEPVKIGQLGSLSRDLRVSLPSQELVERIAVIGAGVAGLAAAWHLRRKGYQVDIYEKDSEIGGKLRQVIPADRLDQEAMRAELERLAQIGIGLHCGAEVDQEKFCQLTQEYDAVVIAIGAHNPVVIPFAGNERLVKGLDFLKQINKGNLPSVGKKVVVIGAGNAAMDVVIGAYQCGAQDVTAIDIQKPAAFEHELAHARKLGAKILWPAFTERISERGVHLKDGTLLEADTVIISVGDRPDFGFLPMEYLDEKGLVARNEYLQCEANQRVFIAGDAVVQGLFTHALGDGRNVALNVMRALHSLPLDTFAKAPMIPQDRVRDEYYHPMNAQRVMEKEVAEETDRCMSCGYCRDCHFCEDICPEQAIGRKENPDGTFEYFSEDAKCIGCGICAGVCPCGIWVMEDNLQKFVEG; the protein is encoded by the coding sequence ATGACAACAACACTTCACCTGAATGGCATTGTTGATGGCAAGCGGATATCAAGCCAGGCTCTGCTGCAGCAAATTTATGAAGCAATGGAAGCTGGAGTGCGCCATTTTACGATAGATGCTTCCGGCCAATATAACATTGGCGGTCCGCTCTGGAGCGGTGACGGCTCGCCCATCACGTTTCACGTCAATAATCCTGGGCAACGCTTAGGATCGATGGGGATGAGCGGTACAACGATTATTGTCGATGGCCCCGCTCCAGCTGATGTCGGCTGGCTCAATGCCGGCGCCGAAATTGTTGTGAAGGGCGATAGCGGCGACAGTACCGCGCACTGTGCGGCGACAGGAACTATTTATGTCGGCGGACGGGTTGGCACCCGTTCCGGCGCGTTGATGAAATACGACCCCCGCTTTACTCCACCAGAGTTCTGGGTACTGGAAAGTGCCGGATCCTTTTCGTTCGAATTTATGGGCGGCGGCATTGGCGTTGTATGCGGCTACGGGTGCGAACACCTTGATTCTGTGCTTGGCCACCGCAGTTGTGTCGGCATGGTTGGTGGCACCGTCTACGTGCGCGGCAAAGTCGCTGATCTGGCTGAAGATGTGTGGGTACTTGATCTTGGCGAAAATGATCGCGAATTTCTGGTGAAAGGGATTGCCGGATTTGCGGCACGGTTGGGGCGCCCTGAAATTATTCCGGCGCTCAGTGATTTTTCGCAATGGAAAAAAGTTGTTGCGAAAACATATGCCGAACGGGTGACGCATTCGCTGATGCCGATTGCCGATTTCCGTGCGGAAAAATGGGTCAGTGGTGGGATTTTTGGCAAGCTGTATGACGACGATTACTACGTTGCCGACTTTATTGAGCAAGACGAACTGCGTCTGCGCCACCCCGAATGGCACAACGCAGCGTATTCTGCACCGTGTGAATATCGTTGTCCAATCGGTATTCCGACACAAAAGCGGATCGCACTGTTGCGTCAGGGGAAAGTGGCTGAAGCATTGGCATTGGTACTTGATTATAGTCCTTTCCCCGCTTCGGTTTGCGGGCAGGTTTGTCCGAATCTCTGTCTTGACGACTGTAACCGGGTTCATGTTGACGAGCCGGTGAAAATCGGACAGTTGGGGAGCCTGAGCCGCGATCTGCGCGTATCGCTGCCATCGCAGGAACTCGTGGAGCGTATTGCGGTGATTGGTGCTGGCGTCGCTGGACTTGCGGCAGCATGGCATTTGCGCCGTAAAGGTTATCAGGTTGATATATATGAAAAAGACTCCGAAATCGGTGGCAAGTTGCGTCAGGTTATTCCTGCTGATCGGCTGGATCAGGAGGCGATGCGTGCTGAGTTGGAACGGTTAGCACAGATCGGCATTGGCCTGCACTGCGGCGCGGAAGTCGATCAGGAAAAATTTTGCCAATTGACGCAAGAGTATGACGCCGTTGTCATCGCGATTGGGGCGCATAATCCCGTTGTTATTCCGTTTGCGGGCAATGAACGGCTGGTCAAAGGGCTTGATTTCCTGAAACAGATCAACAAGGGGAACCTGCCGTCTGTCGGGAAAAAAGTGGTCGTGATCGGTGCGGGGAACGCGGCGATGGACGTGGTGATTGGCGCGTATCAGTGCGGTGCGCAGGACGTTACGGCGATTGATATTCAGAAGCCGGCAGCATTCGAGCACGAACTAGCGCATGCGCGGAAACTTGGCGCAAAAATCCTCTGGCCAGCCTTTACCGAGCGCATTTCCGAGCGGGGAGTACATCTCAAAGATGGCACGTTGCTCGAAGCCGATACCGTAATTATTTCGGTTGGCGATCGTCCTGACTTTGGTTTTCTTCCTATGGAATATCTGGATGAAAAAGGGCTGGTAGCACGCAACGAATATCTCCAGTGTGAAGCGAATCAACGTGTTTTTATTGCGGGAGATGCAGTTGTGCAAGGGCTCTTTACTCATGCCCTTGGCGACGGGCGTAATGTGGCGCTGAATGTCATGCGTGCGCTTCATAGCTTGCCGCTTGATACCTTTGCGAAAGCGCCGATGATTCCACAGGATCGGGTACGCGATGAGTATTACCATCCCATGAACGCTCAGCGGGTAATGGAAAAAGAAGTGGCCGAAGAGACCGACCGCTGCATGAGTTGCGGTTACTGCCGTGACTGTCACTTTTGTGAAGATATTTGCCCAGAGCAGGCCATTGGCCGCAAGGAAAACCCGGACGGTACGTTTGAATATTTCAGCGAAGATGCCAAGTGTATCGGCTGCGGGATTTGCGCCGGAGTATGCCCGTGCGGTATTTGGGTGATGGAAGATAATTTACAGAAGTTTGTGGAAGGGTAA
- a CDS encoding valine--tRNA ligase: MGSLPKFYEFAKAEQTWYAHWHNKDYFKADNTSTKPPYSIVIPPPNVTGYLHIGHALCMTLQDVLIRYKRMDGFDALWLPGTDHASIATQIVVEKQLAAQGIKRHDLGREKFLEKVWEWKEHSGSMIVSQLKRLGCSCDWSRERFTMDEQCNRAVMEAFVKLHREGYIYRGKRLVNWCPVQQTSLSDLEVIHEDAEGAMHHIAYPVAGSDEKIVVATTRPETMLGDTAIIVHPEDPRYAHLIGKQAVLPLCDRTIPILADPYVEREFGTGAMKVTPAHDFNDFEIGERHKLPLINIFTPDAKINENGPVKYQGMDRFDARKAILEDLEAAALLVKIEKHPHSVGKAERSGAIAEPFLSDQWFVNVEKMGQHARDAVINKEVKLIPEVWEKTYFHWMDNLKDWCISRQLWWGHRIPAWHCGECGHITVVHSAPHGCEKCQSANIAQDDDVLDTWFSSQLWPFATLGWPEATEDLKRYYPTSVLITGFDILFFWVARMIMAGYTYMDAKPFEEVYLHALVRDKYGRKMSKTLGNVIDPLSIIDQYGADALRFTLISQAGHGRDIKLDTKRIEGDTTFINKIWNALKFARHTAVEGIKAEVPTTLEIADAWILNRLNGVIKDVRHNLDHYHFNDAAAALYRFIWQDLCDWYIELVKHRLYKGEPESQRTAATVLNFCLLQAMKLLHPFMPFVTEEVYQQLDGHGESIMVDAYPREVNLDQYRDDIAVMEAVMSAIEAVRRVRGEMNISPAKATAGYLRTNNAGLAAAAGDYFTYFQSLARLESLEVVDASFVAPQGSATAVFGAGEIILPLTGIIDFAEEFQRIEKEYKKIEKDFLVYDRKLSNEGFLQKAREEVILADREKRDELGSILEKLRTNLEKVKEYL; this comes from the coding sequence ATGGGCTCGCTTCCCAAGTTTTACGAGTTCGCCAAGGCCGAACAGACGTGGTACGCCCACTGGCACAATAAGGACTATTTCAAGGCTGACAACACTTCGACAAAACCTCCATATTCCATCGTTATCCCACCTCCAAACGTTACTGGCTATCTGCATATCGGTCATGCGCTTTGCATGACGCTGCAGGATGTTCTTATCCGTTACAAGCGGATGGATGGTTTCGATGCGCTCTGGCTGCCGGGAACTGACCACGCTTCGATTGCCACGCAGATTGTGGTGGAAAAGCAGTTGGCGGCGCAGGGGATCAAACGGCACGATCTGGGACGTGAAAAATTCCTCGAAAAGGTCTGGGAGTGGAAAGAGCACTCCGGTTCGATGATCGTTTCGCAGCTCAAGCGGCTGGGATGTTCGTGCGACTGGAGCCGTGAGCGCTTTACGATGGACGAACAGTGCAACCGCGCGGTGATGGAAGCCTTTGTCAAGTTGCACCGCGAAGGATACATCTATCGTGGCAAGCGGCTGGTCAACTGGTGTCCGGTGCAGCAGACGTCGCTTTCGGATCTGGAAGTTATCCATGAAGATGCCGAAGGGGCGATGCACCACATCGCATACCCTGTGGCGGGGAGCGATGAAAAGATCGTCGTTGCCACAACCCGACCCGAAACCATGCTCGGCGATACGGCAATTATTGTTCACCCCGAAGATCCGCGCTACGCACACCTGATTGGCAAACAAGCCGTGCTTCCGCTGTGCGACCGCACCATTCCGATTCTGGCCGACCCGTATGTTGAGCGTGAATTCGGCACAGGTGCCATGAAAGTGACGCCAGCGCACGACTTTAACGACTTTGAAATTGGCGAACGCCATAAACTGCCACTCATCAACATCTTTACGCCGGATGCGAAAATCAACGAAAACGGCCCCGTGAAATATCAGGGAATGGATCGTTTCGATGCGCGCAAAGCGATTCTGGAAGATCTTGAGGCGGCGGCTCTGCTCGTTAAAATCGAAAAACACCCCCACTCGGTTGGTAAAGCCGAGCGCTCCGGCGCGATTGCCGAACCGTTCCTGAGCGATCAGTGGTTCGTGAATGTCGAAAAAATGGGGCAGCATGCACGTGACGCCGTTATCAATAAAGAAGTTAAACTGATTCCCGAAGTGTGGGAAAAAACCTATTTCCACTGGATGGACAACCTGAAAGACTGGTGCATTTCGCGTCAGCTTTGGTGGGGACACCGCATTCCGGCCTGGCACTGCGGCGAGTGCGGTCACATTACCGTTGTCCACAGTGCGCCACATGGTTGCGAAAAGTGTCAAAGTGCCAACATTGCGCAAGACGACGACGTGCTCGACACCTGGTTTAGCTCTCAATTGTGGCCGTTTGCCACGCTCGGCTGGCCGGAAGCGACGGAGGATCTAAAGCGCTACTATCCAACGTCGGTGCTGATTACCGGCTTTGATATTCTGTTTTTCTGGGTCGCGCGCATGATTATGGCGGGCTACACCTACATGGATGCCAAGCCGTTTGAAGAGGTATATCTCCATGCGCTGGTGCGCGACAAATACGGGCGCAAAATGTCGAAAACGCTGGGCAATGTTATCGATCCGCTCAGCATTATCGACCAGTACGGTGCCGACGCCCTGCGCTTTACGCTGATTTCACAAGCCGGTCATGGGCGCGATATCAAACTCGATACCAAGCGTATTGAAGGTGATACAACCTTTATCAATAAAATCTGGAATGCGCTGAAATTCGCGCGCCATACGGCGGTCGAAGGGATCAAGGCCGAAGTTCCGACCACGCTGGAAATTGCTGATGCGTGGATTCTGAACCGCCTCAACGGCGTGATCAAAGATGTGCGCCATAACCTTGACCACTACCATTTCAACGATGCCGCCGCCGCGCTCTACCGCTTTATCTGGCAGGATTTGTGCGACTGGTATATCGAACTGGTCAAGCATCGTCTGTACAAAGGGGAACCAGAATCACAGCGCACCGCCGCAACGGTGCTCAATTTCTGCTTGTTGCAGGCCATGAAGCTGCTCCATCCGTTCATGCCGTTTGTGACCGAAGAAGTCTATCAGCAGCTTGATGGTCATGGCGAGTCGATTATGGTTGATGCCTATCCACGCGAAGTCAATCTCGATCAATACCGTGACGACATTGCGGTCATGGAAGCGGTGATGAGCGCTATCGAAGCGGTACGCCGCGTCCGTGGTGAAATGAACATTTCGCCAGCCAAAGCCACCGCGGGCTATCTGCGCACGAATAATGCTGGCCTAGCCGCCGCCGCTGGTGACTACTTTACCTACTTCCAGTCGCTCGCGCGTCTGGAGTCGCTGGAAGTGGTAGATGCGTCATTTGTGGCACCGCAGGGGAGCGCAACGGCTGTCTTTGGGGCTGGAGAGATCATTTTACCACTTACGGGAATTATCGATTTTGCCGAAGAGTTTCAGAGAATTGAAAAAGAGTATAAAAAAATCGAAAAGGACTTTCTGGTGTACGACCGGAAGCTTTCGAACGAAGGTTTCCTGCAGAAAGCCCGCGAAGAAGTGATTCTAGCCGACCGCGAAAAACGTGACGAACTTGGCTCGATCCTCGAAAAACTGCGTACCAACCTGGAAAAAGTGAAGGAGTACCTGTGA
- a CDS encoding class II glutamine amidotransferase — MCRIGAIKSTEYIHPSWALRLMRSQQKGHDNSGFAMVMQDLGGVFEGYKKYPILSMACTEQGMKIAEDMLYSIGFSRIGQWNPEIRPAAGLNIEPMPMYVFQLFHYPKHLRSASDREKEDLLMDTRIKLRRELEKTGDGFVYSFWPDTMTLKEIGDPTDIGTYFNLWEESKDFTAKVITAQCRQNTNYDIVRYAAHPFFLQGYTALANGENTFYEKNKHFQQGLNRGYIGFESDSQCFLYTLHYIHRELGWPLEYYKHTATPLPFDEIEKRADRDVLLRIRSSLAHLEINGPNTIIGVLPDGTMFTLCDSKKLRPVVVGRTDTMVAISSEVNGINEILPNRDWKQDIYPHERETVVINNDLEVLRWQQ; from the coding sequence GTGTGTAGAATTGGTGCAATTAAATCAACGGAATATATCCACCCATCATGGGCGCTGCGCTTGATGCGTTCGCAGCAGAAGGGGCACGATAATTCCGGTTTTGCCATGGTCATGCAAGACCTTGGCGGAGTGTTTGAAGGGTATAAAAAATACCCGATCCTCTCGATGGCCTGTACGGAACAGGGGATGAAAATCGCCGAAGATATGTTGTATTCGATTGGTTTCAGCCGGATTGGTCAGTGGAATCCGGAAATTCGTCCGGCGGCGGGGCTGAATATCGAACCAATGCCAATGTATGTGTTTCAGTTGTTCCATTATCCCAAGCACTTGCGCAGTGCCAGCGACCGCGAAAAAGAAGACTTGTTGATGGATACGCGCATTAAACTGCGCCGTGAGCTGGAAAAAACGGGCGATGGCTTTGTCTATTCCTTTTGGCCGGATACGATGACACTCAAAGAAATCGGCGATCCGACTGATATTGGAACCTACTTCAACCTGTGGGAAGAGAGCAAAGACTTTACGGCGAAGGTAATTACCGCTCAATGTCGGCAGAACACGAACTACGATATTGTCCGCTACGCGGCACATCCCTTCTTTTTGCAGGGTTATACCGCGCTGGCCAATGGCGAAAATACGTTTTACGAAAAAAATAAGCACTTTCAGCAAGGGCTGAATCGCGGGTATATCGGCTTTGAATCCGATTCGCAGTGCTTCTTGTATACGCTACATTATATTCATCGCGAGTTGGGCTGGCCGCTGGAATACTATAAACATACCGCGACGCCGCTGCCGTTTGATGAAATCGAAAAAAGAGCCGATCGTGATGTTTTGCTGCGCATCCGCTCGTCGCTGGCTCATCTGGAAATCAATGGGCCGAATACCATCATCGGCGTCCTTCCTGACGGGACGATGTTCACCCTGTGCGACTCCAAAAAGTTGCGCCCCGTTGTTGTTGGCCGCACGGATACGATGGTGGCGATTAGTTCCGAAGTCAACGGCATCAATGAGATCCTCCCGAACCGTGACTGGAAGCAGGATATTTATCCGCATGAACGGGAAACGGTAGTGATCAACAATGATCTGGAGGTGCTCAGATGGCAACAATGA
- the nadC gene encoding carboxylating nicotinate-nucleotide diphosphorylase has translation MNHLVDTLINIAIQEDVGTGDLTSDAIFPVDSEGLAYAVAKEDLVFSGQFMINKILLKFDGRTVYIPYKRSGTLCKKGEKLFEVRGCIRKILTVERTLLNFIQHFSGIATLTRQFVDIAEPYGVKVCDTRKTLPGYRVLEKKAVRDGGGHNHRMGLFDGVMIKDNHIDFCGSITAAVKLVRKKVPHTVRVEVETRNLDEVREAIDARADIIMLDNMEHAMIEDAIRIVDKRALVEVSGGINLENIESYCKLQPDIISTGYITHSARAMDISLRVNKSGDSNAIA, from the coding sequence GTGAACCATCTTGTCGATACCCTGATCAATATCGCGATTCAAGAAGACGTGGGGACGGGCGACCTGACTTCTGATGCCATTTTTCCGGTGGACAGCGAAGGGCTGGCATACGCCGTTGCCAAAGAAGATCTGGTGTTCAGCGGTCAGTTTATGATCAACAAAATTCTGCTGAAATTCGATGGCCGCACGGTGTACATCCCGTACAAGCGCAGCGGCACGTTGTGCAAAAAAGGGGAAAAGCTCTTTGAAGTGCGCGGTTGCATCCGCAAAATTCTAACGGTCGAACGGACGCTGCTCAACTTTATTCAGCATTTTTCCGGTATTGCCACGCTCACGCGCCAGTTCGTTGATATTGCCGAGCCGTACGGCGTCAAGGTGTGCGATACGCGCAAAACGCTCCCCGGTTACCGCGTGTTGGAGAAAAAAGCGGTGCGCGACGGCGGTGGACACAATCACCGCATGGGGCTGTTCGACGGCGTGATGATCAAGGACAACCACATCGACTTTTGCGGTAGCATTACCGCTGCGGTCAAACTGGTTCGCAAAAAAGTGCCGCATACCGTGCGCGTTGAAGTGGAAACCAGAAACCTTGATGAAGTGCGCGAAGCAATTGATGCGCGTGCCGACATCATCATGCTCGATAACATGGAACACGCCATGATCGAAGATGCCATCCGCATTGTCGATAAGCGGGCGCTGGTGGAAGTTTCCGGCGGCATCAATCTGGAAAATATTGAGAGCTACTGTAAATTGCAGCCCGATATTATTTCAACGGGCTACATCACACACTCGGCACGGGCGATGGATATTTCGCTGCGGGTCAATAAAAGCGGCGATTCGAACGCAATCGCATAA
- a CDS encoding glutamate synthase-related protein yields the protein MATMRVNAIARDDLQWRIVYKHDRCTMCGRCLASCPFGSITAGVEKRRKVISDHLTPQPKVLFQSVPVIRQVINHQDACRGCGICEKVCPNEAIAPMLNPHGRLAIKYRSATADGYKRGGRSNLNPTGSTLDKIVIGRISQMTDPSLDAQRHTFDMLSPLGRVLPPQGLGLELKDGKLITSRPMPPMNWMYPIIIGDMSIGALSTRMWEALAIATAYLNEEVGLPVRMCTGEGGVPGPLLRSRFVRYMILQIASGHFGWNRIVNNMAHMQDDPAGVLIKIGQGAKPGDGGMLQAKKVARHIQEIRGVPKADLLSPPNHQGLYSIEESVQKMFLSLNAAFKFRVPVAIKVAASVTSVSVYNNLLRDPYNIVGGFFIDGISGGTGAAQDISLDHTGHPIVSKLRDCYLAAVHQGKQGQIPLWAGGGMGQAGNLAADAFKMICLGANGIFTGKLMLQIAGCVGQDNGKCNACNTGLCPVGICTQNPVLVKRLDIDKVAENVVNYFIATDQELKKLMAPIGNSTLPVGRSDALITTDRAIADKLNIPYAC from the coding sequence ATGGCAACAATGAGGGTAAATGCCATTGCGCGTGACGACCTGCAATGGCGTATTGTCTATAAACATGATCGCTGCACGATGTGTGGCCGTTGCTTAGCGTCCTGCCCGTTTGGCTCCATTACCGCTGGAGTCGAAAAGCGGCGTAAGGTCATTAGCGATCACTTAACGCCACAACCCAAGGTGTTGTTCCAGAGTGTGCCGGTGATCCGCCAAGTGATCAATCACCAAGACGCTTGCCGTGGTTGCGGAATTTGCGAAAAGGTATGCCCGAACGAAGCCATTGCCCCGATGCTTAATCCGCACGGGCGGCTGGCAATTAAATATCGCAGTGCGACGGCTGACGGATACAAGCGCGGGGGCCGCTCGAATTTGAACCCAACGGGCAGTACGCTCGATAAAATAGTCATTGGCCGTATTTCGCAAATGACCGATCCTTCGCTCGATGCGCAGCGCCACACGTTCGACATGCTTTCACCGCTTGGTCGCGTGCTTCCGCCGCAAGGCTTGGGGCTCGAATTGAAAGATGGCAAGCTCATCACTTCGCGCCCGATGCCACCGATGAACTGGATGTACCCGATTATTATTGGCGATATGTCGATTGGTGCGCTCTCGACCCGCATGTGGGAAGCCTTGGCGATTGCCACTGCCTATCTGAACGAAGAAGTTGGCCTGCCCGTTCGCATGTGCACTGGCGAAGGGGGCGTGCCGGGGCCGCTGCTCCGTTCGCGCTTTGTCCGCTATATGATTTTGCAAATCGCTTCCGGCCATTTTGGTTGGAACCGTATTGTCAACAATATGGCGCACATGCAGGACGATCCGGCGGGTGTGTTGATTAAAATAGGTCAGGGCGCCAAGCCGGGCGATGGTGGTATGTTGCAGGCCAAAAAAGTGGCACGCCACATTCAGGAAATTCGCGGCGTGCCCAAGGCCGATTTACTGAGCCCGCCAAATCATCAAGGATTGTATTCAATTGAAGAAAGCGTTCAGAAGATGTTCCTTTCGCTGAACGCCGCCTTTAAGTTCCGTGTGCCGGTAGCGATTAAAGTCGCCGCCAGCGTCACCAGTGTTTCGGTTTACAATAACCTGCTGCGCGATCCGTACAATATTGTCGGCGGGTTTTTCATCGACGGCATCAGCGGTGGCACGGGTGCGGCGCAGGATATTTCGCTTGACCATACCGGCCATCCGATTGTTTCCAAGCTGCGCGATTGCTATCTGGCGGCGGTACATCAGGGGAAACAGGGGCAAATCCCGCTGTGGGCTGGTGGCGGCATGGGGCAGGCGGGGAATCTCGCGGCCGATGCGTTCAAGATGATCTGCCTTGGTGCCAATGGGATTTTCACGGGCAAGCTGATGCTGCAAATTGCGGGTTGTGTTGGTCAGGATAATGGCAAGTGTAATGCCTGTAATACTGGTTTGTGTCCGGTGGGCATTTGTACGCAAAACCCGGTGCTCGTCAAACGGCTTGATATCGATAAGGTGGCCGAAAATGTCGTCAATTACTTTATTGCGACTGATCAGGAATTGAAAAAACTGATGGCACCAATTGGCAACAGCACTCTGCCGGTCGGGCGTTCCGACGCCCTGATTACGACCGATAGAGCAATTGCCGACAAGCTGAACATTCCGTATGCATGCTAA
- a CDS encoding HAMP domain-containing methyl-accepting chemotaxis protein — MKNAKMSVKLGGSFGVLILIALIVGVIGYGSIRTMSHGADITRQTNIAATFAMEAAENIQIYLRNETPEQAKTTLELLSRSEDELTSLRQNADNDAQRQILNVAIDEVKATKQGFQTYTQGVAERNALFDTLIKLGLESRQSSQQIRAALNSTIAEQLRTTSDSAQINRFLHMLSIEAGIVESINRVHFLVREFIINGDTRSIGSAHRLIEGEILVRLNEISRWMQQNRVEQKAQENVDHSLTIMQQYIKALNAWVAKAESLNQQYEVIREDLRDVNAAISQAIAAGDTAMENETSKAERIIQLGVAIAVAIGIFLAITITRMIVTPLRQSVNFADAVAQGDLSQTLALTQRDEVGQLVRALNAMVASLRETVSEIQESATGVASASEELSSASVQMSSGMGLQSERVSQIASASLEMSQTSTEIARNMNNIQENTTDALNLSREGGVKVKQSAQEMVTIANEVEGASGHAHALEEKAGRVQEVIQVINDIADQTNLLALNAAIEAARAGDAGRGFAVVADEVRKLAERSAASADEISAIVQSIQGGVDQVVQAMAQVNNRAQIGNRLAQETDSAFAEIIGGMENLQELIVQNAAAIEEMSSTADQITEDIQAISSASEQTAKSSEEVSRASSDLAMLATNVQESVSIFCLEGKQAHVRQISQ; from the coding sequence ATGAAAAATGCAAAAATGAGCGTAAAACTCGGCGGAAGCTTTGGAGTTCTCATATTGATCGCCCTGATTGTCGGCGTGATTGGATATGGCTCCATTCGAACAATGAGCCACGGAGCAGACATCACACGGCAAACCAATATAGCGGCTACGTTTGCCATGGAAGCCGCCGAAAACATCCAGATTTATCTACGCAACGAAACTCCCGAGCAGGCGAAAACAACACTGGAACTCCTGAGTCGAAGTGAAGACGAACTGACAAGCCTACGACAGAACGCCGACAACGATGCCCAGCGGCAAATCCTGAATGTCGCGATTGATGAAGTAAAGGCAACAAAGCAAGGCTTTCAGACCTACACCCAAGGAGTAGCAGAACGAAATGCTCTCTTTGATACTTTGATCAAACTCGGGCTGGAGTCTCGTCAGTCTTCACAACAAATACGTGCCGCACTGAACAGTACAATTGCCGAACAATTGCGCACCACCAGCGATTCAGCGCAAATCAACCGATTCCTGCATATGCTCAGCATAGAAGCAGGAATCGTAGAAAGCATCAACCGCGTCCACTTCCTTGTCAGAGAATTTATCATCAATGGCGACACCCGTTCGATCGGTTCTGCCCATAGACTTATTGAGGGGGAAATTCTCGTTCGTCTCAATGAAATTTCGCGCTGGATGCAGCAAAATCGCGTTGAACAAAAAGCGCAGGAAAATGTTGACCACTCACTTACCATCATGCAGCAATACATAAAAGCTCTGAACGCGTGGGTAGCCAAAGCTGAATCCTTGAACCAGCAGTATGAGGTCATCCGCGAAGATCTACGCGATGTCAACGCAGCCATCTCGCAAGCGATTGCTGCTGGCGATACCGCAATGGAAAACGAAACATCCAAGGCAGAAAGAATCATCCAGCTGGGCGTTGCCATTGCCGTTGCGATAGGCATTTTCCTAGCGATTACTATCACGCGCATGATTGTCACTCCGCTACGCCAAAGTGTTAATTTTGCGGATGCCGTCGCCCAAGGCGACTTATCGCAAACATTGGCACTCACACAGCGCGACGAAGTCGGCCAACTCGTAAGAGCATTAAATGCGATGGTCGCCAGCTTGCGCGAAACCGTCAGTGAAATTCAGGAGTCGGCCACCGGAGTCGCATCAGCCAGCGAAGAGCTGAGTAGCGCCTCAGTACAAATGAGTTCCGGCATGGGATTACAATCCGAGCGGGTATCACAAATTGCTTCGGCATCGCTCGAAATGTCACAAACATCAACCGAAATTGCCCGTAATATGAATAACATTCAGGAAAATACCACTGACGCATTGAACCTTTCGCGCGAAGGTGGCGTAAAAGTCAAACAATCAGCACAGGAAATGGTGACCATCGCCAACGAAGTTGAAGGAGCCTCAGGACACGCCCACGCCTTGGAAGAAAAGGCGGGACGGGTGCAGGAAGTTATTCAGGTTATCAACGACATTGCCGACCAAACTAATTTGCTGGCGCTCAATGCCGCGATTGAAGCCGCACGGGCGGGTGATGCCGGGCGCGGATTCGCCGTAGTAGCCGATGAAGTCCGTAAACTTGCCGAACGCAGTGCCGCTTCTGCCGATGAAATCAGCGCTATCGTGCAAAGTATACAAGGCGGAGTAGATCAGGTGGTTCAGGCGATGGCACAGGTCAATAACCGAGCGCAAATCGGCAATCGGCTGGCTCAAGAAACCGATAGCGCTTTTGCCGAAATCATTGGCGGCATGGAAAACCTGCAAGAATTGATCGTGCAAAACGCGGCGGCTATCGAAGAGATGTCGTCCACCGCCGACCAAATTACCGAAGACATTCAAGCCATTTCGTCGGCATCCGAACAAACAGCAAAATCATCGGAAGAAGTGTCCCGCGCGTCGAGCGATCTGGCAATGCTGGCAACCAATGTTCAGGAAAGCGTTTCCATCTTTTGCCTTGAAGGAAAACAAGCGCACGTACGCCAAATATCGCAATAA